The DNA sequence GAAACCAGGTCATTATTTTATAGGGCCCAAAGTCCTTTACAAGTGGGCCACATTCTATGAATTTAGGCCTTTTTGTCAGCATTTTGGGCCTATATGTCCAAGCTAAATTCCCCCCATCCCAcctaaaaaacaaatatatgtaAACACCTTCACATGCATGGATGGCCCTTGAAAAGCATCCAAATTTCTATCTTTCGTATAATTACTATTGGACTCTTGACTTCATTTTCATGCCCAATATTTTGCTTTTCGGTAACGTGGGATATTTCATATGAAACAAAGTAGGAGAACATGTCACACACTCGATGactaaattcatttaaaaagataaatagaGGCAATACAAtggattaataatattaattcacggaatggaaattttactcttttttttttttttttggtgacaAAAAGATGAATATTTCAATAGAATTAAAGTTAAAATGTTCTAAATATCTAAACttcacaacttttttttttttttttataacaaaaatgccattattattattcttgtaaatttgaatttaaaatttaaaatttaaatttttgtggtGGTGGCCGGCCAcccacaattttattttttatttttttaaaaaggaaatatCTTCTTATGAATTTTACATTAATATCAAGAGTAATATTACAAACAGTCGTGAAGTATATAAGTAATGTGcaattactttgaaaaagattagggtctattattaaaaaattcattttctttttatatggataccgtatttatttactttttttcaaaataattatgtaactCTTACGCAGTcatgactataaatattattttatttagaatctAATTCAAACAAAGAATTAGAGAATATTGTGTTGAATGATTCAATTAACTTTATTTGGTGTAACTTGTGATGATAGGGCGAGGGAGGTGGACAGCTTTGACATTAGCaatatttttgctttcaaagACCGACCTTCCAACAACAAAGGTTTGTTGTGTGTGAATCGTCTTGGAGTCTTAATCCTCCTTTTTTTATGTAATGTCGATTTGCAAGGAGAACTTTTTTTGCTTATTTGTATGCAAGAGTTTTCGTTTTCACTTCCAAATGACTTGCACGTAGACTTATCTACCCAAGAAAAAGACATGCACGTTTGaaggtttcaattttttttttttaaagtatttcaAAATAGTTAGAAAATTGAAACTAGTTTGTTAATTTCATGAGAAAATGTTATTAAATCACACTTATTCATGTGATATAATGTAAGTAATTGACCATTTCAATTACATAGACTTGAAGTCACTAACGGGTTATTTGGATAGGTGAGATGTgatgaaatagttttagataaaagttgaaagttgaataaaatgttattttttaatattattattaggatttaaaaaagttaaattatttattatatgatcGGTGCTACTCTGTCATACGAGTAGCATTGCACCATTTGACTACTAGCACACTTtggcatttttaatttttggttctttttcttttcacatttttaatatatttaaatattttaaaaaaatatacaaaatataccaatacactaaaaatcacttttttaatcattaaataaaagaaaaataaattgacGAGCAGTCACTTTTGGGAGGCAAAGTAGTGTTTtccttattatattttatgtaaaaatttaaaaaaattgtaatgatgagatgagataaaatactttaattatccaaacaaggcctaacAATAAGACCATTTAAAATGACCATTTTGACCTTTTTGTGATAATTGAATGTCACTATCGACCACGAGATGGGAGGTGCAGGTGCACATGCTTCTGAGTCTTATGGTATAAAATAGAAAGATATGAAATCATTACGTTTCCCCACTATTATATTTGAATATGGATTTTGATGTCAATGGATTCACACATCTTTAGGAATTCTTTGCTTTTGTCTACTCTCCCAACAAATTTAGAGGTTTGTTTTATGTGTGCGTCACCGCTACGGCTGAATAATTAAACATTAGATAATTGTTAAGGCTTTCCCTTTGCCACCATTTCCGGTCTGTCAAACATTTTGGTACCAGATGCTAGCTGTCCCATGCACACCTCcttcgttaaaaaaaaaaaaagcacaattcttaaaaaactcaaaaaccaCATCTTGAACATAGTGACCAAAACATCATTAGTTCTTTACGCTTTGATTTTTAAATCTACCAACTTGACAACAAAAAACGATAGGGACACAGTTAGAATACAGCTGGTAaaggtatttatttatttaaaaaaataaataaatggtggAACAAACGTTAATTTCACAAGTAATACACAAccatgtaatataatatatattaattttattatttattaatttttatcaattattACTTTGACTTTGGTGTATTTGAAATTAGATAttatagaataataaaatagttataaaataattgcatCACTGCATATTCTATctgattaattatttattctaaTATCAAAATATCAACACAGCTATCACATCAATGTCCAAAACCACTCTCAGCATATAATTTTCAAGAGAAATTTCGACTTGCAAACGTGTCCCAAATGTCAATTCGAAGGATAGATCTTAATATATGTTAAGTTCGAGAGGAGCCCATCTCGCCTCGACCGGACCACATTTTTACACTTGCAGTGTCCAGCAATCCCTCCCTGTCCCTGTCAAGGAAAATGTTACGCTTCATGGTTTATAATTTCAAGGCACATATAGGAAAGATCCCTTTTCTGAGTTTCGCGAAGAAACCACTACGGCACCACGTCTCCAAAGTTGGTGTCACGATAATAGATAGTCATTTCGATTGATAGCGATATTAttctttattgttatttttgctATGTATTGATTCGATATTTACTGTACGTGTTGAGGATGAGAAAATTTTATGCAGACATGAAAAACACTTCAATTTTCTTGAcatattctataattttttgaaaaaaataaggcaAAAGTTACCCACTTTAAAGTTAACCTTGTATGCAGCTTGTGGGAGGGTTGGGAGGGCCACTTGTGAGCATGATCACTTTTGAAAACAGCCGTTTTGGATGTATTTTATTCGGACGTAATGTTTACCAAATCCAAACCAGCAGCATTTAATGAGTGAAAGCCTACTGTTACTTTTCCTTGCCAACCCATAACCATAGGCATCCTCGGCATTAAATTCTTTGCTACAAATTgtgtcttatttctttttattttctccccAAAACAGATCAGATTCATCCAGCACCGTTCCAACTTTCACCAACAAGAACAGTTCAACATGCTCTTGTTTGCCGCTTTCCTCGTATTCAATCTCGTTCCAACCTCTTCTATTCGATTTGTTTCCATTAGTTTACCGCATTAAAGAATCTAAGAGCCAGTTAATATTTGAAGCTGTCAACGAGTTCATACCAGCTGGTGCCTGCAAGATTTGTGCGCAATACTTGTCTGTTAATCTCTTTTGCATCAAAACCCTTTCAGAACTCCGACAGGATAGCTCAGATTTGCTATCTTCTCTGGGATCACACATCTGATCCAGAAGGTGCCAACTTTTCTCTCCCTTATTCCGTTTATTTGAAGGGGTAATTTCTTTTGTGTTAGTGAGTTCCTATATTTTTCCTGTCTTAGAACCCCAGCTTTCGTTTCCAACCTAAAAGACAATCTCTTTCTGTTCTACAATAAATCTCCAGTCTTTATGATGTTGGGTTTTTTAAAACCTGTGTTGTTAATGTGGGTTTCATTAAATCTGTGCTTGGTAAGCTTTTCTAGTGGATTTAATCCTGTAGACAGTTACCTTATAGACTGTGGATCATCCACCAATACTTCAGTAGGTGACCGTGTATTCATTGCCGATAACTTGGCTTCAAACTTGCTCTCAACCCCTAAAGATATTCTTGCCAAAACCACTTTGAAATCAATCACTTCCTCTGAAGATTCACAGCTGTATCAGACAGCAAGAGTCTTCACCGGGTCCTCAACATACACGTTCTCAATCCGTCAAAGTGGGAGACACTGGATCCGCCTCTATTTCTACCCATTCATATATACTGGTTACAATATGAGTGCTGCAAAATTTTCTGTTTCTACTCAAAACCATGTCCTTCTTAGCGATTTCGGTGTGGAAAGCACTTCTATTTTGAAAGAATTTTCCTTAAATGTGACATCAAACAACATTGAAATCACCTTTACCCCATCGAGCAATTCAATCGCTTTCTTAAATGCTATAGAAGTGGTTTCAGTCCCTGATGGGCTGATCACCGACGATGCCAGCACTGTGAGTCCAGCAGCACAGTTCCAAGGGTTGTTGCCTTTTGCACTTGAGACGGTTTGGAGAGTGAACATGGGTGGGCCAAAAGTCATATTTGATAATGATACACTTTGGCGAACTTGGATTCCAGATCAAAGTTTTTTGGTACAGGAGAACTTGGCCAAAAATCTCTCAAAGATAGGAGCTGTTAAGTACGTTACGGGCGGGGCAACACAGGATATAGCTCCAAACACTGTCTATGGTACTGCCACAGTTATGAACTCATTGGACGATCCCAGCAGCAATTTTAATGTGTCCTGGGAGTTCAACGTGGATCCGGGCTTTCAGTACCTTGTTCGGTTTCACTTTTGTGATATTTTGAGTAAAGCTCTTAACGAACTCTACTTCAATGTTTACATTGACTCATGGATTGTTGTTAAAGATCTTGATCTGAGTACTTATTTGGTAAACACCTTGGCTGCTGCATATTATATGGATTTTGTCACGGTTTCAGCTGTTAGCAATAAACTCCGTGTAAGTATTGGTCCATCTACTCTAGATGGTACTTACCCCAACGCCATCCTAAATGGGCTGGAGATAATGAAAATGAACAATTCAATGGGCAGTCTGAGTGCAGCAGACTCTGTGATTATTTCTTCAGATTCAAGTTCAAAAAAAAATGTGGGTGTCATAGTGGGTATAAGCATTGGAGCCTTCATTGCAGTGATATTAGGTGTAGTCTTCTTTATGTTACACAGAAAAAGAAGACGACTGGCACGTCAAAGAGAATCGAAGACGTGGACTCCGTTTTCCATCAATGAAGGAAATTCCCAATCCATGGGCAGTAAATATTCTAATGGAACAACTGCTAGTGCCATTTTTAACTATGGCTATCGCATTCCTTTTGCAGCAGTTCAAGAGGCTGCAAACAACTTCGATGAGAGTTGGGTTATTGGGATTGGTGGTTTCGGGAAAGTTTACAAGGGAGTCTTAAGTGATGGTACAAAAGTGGCAGTTAAGAGAGGAAATCCTCGGTCCCAACAGGGACTAGCAGAGTTTCAAACTGAAATCGAGATGCTATCTCAGTTCCGCCATCGCCATCTTGTTTCGTTGATAGGGTACTGTGATGAAAAGAATGAGATGATTCTCGTTTATGAATATATGGAGAATGGAACCCTCAAGAGTCATCTTTATGGCTCAGGTCTTCCCAATTTGAGTTGGAAGCAGAGGCTTGAGATATGCATTGGAGCAGCCAGGGGACTCCATTACCTTCATACAGGATATGCAAAAGCAGTTATTCACCGTGACGTAAAGTCTGCTAATATCTTGCTTGATGAGAATCTGATGGCCAAAGTTGCTGATTTTGGGCTCTCAAAGACGGGGCCTGAAATTGACCAGACCCATGTCAGTACAGCGgtgaaaggaagttttggaTATCTTGATCCAGAATATTTCAGAAGGCAACAACTGACGGAGAAATCAGATATATACTCGTTTGGTGTGGTTTTGTTTGAAGTTCTTTGTGCCAGGCCTGTTATCGATCCATCACTTCCAAGAGAAATGGTCAACTTAGCTGAATGGGCAATGAAATGGCAAAAGAGAGGGCAGTTGGAACAGATAATAGATTCTACTCTTGCAGGAAAAATCAGACCAGATTCTCTAAGGAAGTTTGGAGAGACTGCTGAGAAATGTTTGGCTGACTATGGTGTTGACAGGCCCTCTATGGGAGATGTCTTATGGAATCTCGAATACGCTCTTCAACTTCAAGAGGCAGTTACTGATGGTGATCCCGAAGAAAACAGTACCAATATGATTGGTGAACTGTCTCCGCAAGTGAACTACTTTGGTGATAGCAGTACTAATGTTTCTGCTACTCAGTTTGGAGGGTCACCCGTGGATGATCTTTCAGGTGTTTCCATGAGTAGGGTGTTCTCACAGCTGGTCAAGTCTGAGGGTAGGTAACTGATTTGAGATTGTACTCTGTTTCTGCCACGTTCCATTAAATTGGTGTTCACTATATTAAAGTAGATAGGCCGTTTTCTTGATTCTGTTATCCATAAAATGAGACCCAGCATCTCATTGCATATGTGCCTTGTTTGATTGATAACCAGAAAATCCAAAGAGAAACTCTGCTTCTATTTTGTAGTGCAGAAAATCTTTGTAGAGCTTTCCTTTGTGGAGTTCTGCAAACAAACTGCACAAAGTATCATGAGTTCTACTTTGTACAGAAGACGTGGTAGTTCAATTGAGTTTTAGTTTTATCAGTTCACAAGGATTTTGGATCTTAAAATTGTCGAGAAGTGTACGCATTTCTGAGTGTTTTAGATTTACACATCATGTATGAAATAACTACTCCCGTTGATTTTGTTTTGAGTGATTCTTAATATGATCCTACTTTTTAGTGCTGTCACAGTGTATGTTAAACCTTACTTCCATGATTGCTGGACATATGGCTAGTCTTCTATGCGCACTCCTGTTTATGTTTTCTCTTATATCTTGTAAACAATCGGTAGCATATTGGATATATAGATGAATGTATATCGGATAAAGTGTTATATCTTGTCCTGGGGCAAAGCTGCAGATAAAGATAGGTTATGGTAAGGTTCTACACCATTGACGAAGGAACTACTTTTAGTTAAAATCTCTATTTGTTCTAAAAGCTTAAGCTAAAGGAAAGAGGTCAACTtgatcatttaatatatattttaacactttATTGTTTTAAATCACAGAGAGAACACAAACAAGAGTAAAAACTGATTTGTTCAAAACTTACTGTATATTTCATTAGTCGAGATTTTGTTTCTCGAAGATCTggtgtcaataaaaaaaaacctcatGAGTTATGCTTATTATAATAATGCCCTCTAACACTCCCCCGGGGGCGCGAGCAAGGACATATATATCATAGAAAGTTAGAAATCCAACTTGGAACAAATAAACTTTAATCGACTATGGCACAAAGACTTAACAAACACATATGCAAGTTGATCAATAGACTTCACAAAAGACGTAGAAATTTCACCacttaatattttatctcaaatgAAGTGATAATTAATCTTTAtgtgtttagtcctctcatgaaaTATATGATTAGCTTGATCATCACAAAATAACTAAAGATGAATGGGAGCTGGAAAACCAATATCTTGAAAGAAGTATTGCAACCATGTAGACCCACTACTAGTGTGAGCCATTGTTTTGTATTCAACTTCTGCATTAGAACGAGCTACTAAtgtttgtttcttactcttctATGTGACCAAGTTATCTATCATAAAGGTACATTTTCAAGTAGtagattttctatttaaaagaGACCCTTCCCAATTAGCATTTGAAAAAGCTTTAACCCTAAGGCGTTCATTTGGCCTATATAACAATTCAAGGCCTGGCTCGCTTAAGAtagcaaaaaatataaattacaacATTCCAACCTGAGAACCTAGGTGTTTTTAGAAATTGACTCACTACACTTATTGCATAAAAGATGTCAGGTTTAATGATAGTaagataattcaatttttcaaaaagtCATCATTATCTACTTGGATCTTCAAACAACTCTCAtttactcttcaagagtttacgaTTCGGATTATAGGAGTGTTAATATGTTGTGCACCCAACAAGCTAGTGTTTTTTTCCAAAAGGTCAATTACACATTTTCTATAAGATATGCTAATACCCTTTTTAGTTCTGCCAACTCAATTCTAAGAACATGAATGGCCTATTTGACATCTATGTTGTTTGTAGACCAAATGCCAATATAATACCAGAAAATCTTCCAAATCATATTTGAGgggattgtttcaaaccatataatgtattttttaacttacATACAATACGTTAATACTCTCCCTGAGTAATAAACCCAGGCAGTTGCtctatataaattttttcatgtaaattacCATGTAGAAATGCATTTCTAACATTCAATTGAAATAAGGGCTAGTCTAGATTAGAGACAAGAGAGATTAACGTTCAAACATAAGAGATCTTGATGATCGGAGAGAAGATCTCATTGTACTCAATGCCATAAGTTTGAGTGTAATACTTAGTGACCAAGAGTGCTTTCAACATTCCACAGAACCATCACGATCGAATTTGATTTTATACACACTCATTTATAACCAACAAGTTATTTACCAAGTGATAGTGAAACAAGATCTCATGTCTTATTATGGTGAAGAGCATTCATTTCATCATTCATAGCTGTCCTCCATCTTGGATCAAATAAAGCATCCTGAACTTTTCATTAACAAAAAGCTTTAAAAGTTGAAAGTAAAACATGATACTGAAAAAATAAAGCATGATAAGAGACAAATCAGTTAAATGGGtgttgagtaacacaagaaCAAGTACCTTTTCTTGAGAGCAATAGTCTAAGAAGCATTAGAGTCATGGCTGCGAGCAACGAGAATAATTGAGTAACACAATAATAAGTACATTTTTTAAGAGCAATAGTCTAAGAGGCATTGGAGTCAGTGGCCGTAAGAGACGAGAATAAACTTGTAAAGGAACAATAGAAGGTGTTGGGGAAGAGTGGGCAATAGTTAATctcaaggggttggcccaaatGGTGAAGGTTTTGATCTTGGGGTATCACTTCTTTTAAGGTCTAAGATTCAACATTTTATAgatgcaaataattttttaggaCCACATCTTCGATTTAACCAGTTCAGTGTAGGGAAACTTTCGATAGTGCGGTGCACAAGACTGAGGTTTACTTTGTAGGGGTGGATccgaagggccctgccttggagaggttccctgacattaaaaaagaagaagaagaagaagaagaagaagaagaaagaaagaaagaaagaatgggcaATAATTGGTGAGGTAATGATTTAAGATCACAATCACCAATCGAAGATGTGTTCGAAAAATAGGATATGGACTTAAAGAATGTGACATCTACACTAGAGAAGTAGCAATGCAATATCTTTTTTTGCATTTAGTTACATTGTTCTATTGCAGGATATAAGAACATGATGTTTGATGaacaattcttttattatttcacTAGAAAATGAACTAGATTGATATTCTTTAATATTTCCAGAATGCAAAACTTGAGTTTTCTATCCAAATTGAGTTTTAgtttcttttcaaaatatttagaatatgGAAAAAAGTTTAGATTGTGCCTTCATCAGAAACAACCATGTCATACTAGGATAATCGCTcacaaatgtaacaaaatactGAAATTGGTTTGATTCAATATTGATTGGTTTCATACATCAGAGTGAATAAATTCAAAAGGACTTGACATTTGGTTATCAACTCGAGATACAAAAGACATACGAAATGGAAGGGTGGCCAAGGCAACAATGCCATTCAAAATTGGATGATGATGAGGATGTGAGCGCTCGAGTGAGTGAATGCTTGAAATCAAACTAATATTGGCTACCAACTTCATGCCTCATACCAATTTTCTTCCTCATCTTGAGAtcctaaaaaatacataaagatGGATAAAAATTAACTGAACATTGGAGATTTTGGTGTGATCTTACTAATGGTCAACAAACTAAAGGAAAAACCATGAGCATATAGAATAGATGATAAGGATATAGAGTTAGTGAACTGAGTGGATCCGATACTTGTAACTTTAGCATgagaaccattagcaagagtAATACCCTTTAGAGATTTTATAGTATCTAAATTAGATGAGGAATAAGACAAATTGATCATATATTCATTAGCTCTCGAATCGATGATCCATGGATCTTGAGTGGAAGATAGACATGCAAATGTTGTAGCTAATTGGGCAAG is a window from the Carya illinoinensis cultivar Pawnee chromosome 14, C.illinoinensisPawnee_v1, whole genome shotgun sequence genome containing:
- the LOC122294176 gene encoding receptor-like protein kinase HERK 1, with product MMLGFLKPVLLMWVSLNLCLVSFSSGFNPVDSYLIDCGSSTNTSVGDRVFIADNLASNLLSTPKDILAKTTLKSITSSEDSQLYQTARVFTGSSTYTFSIRQSGRHWIRLYFYPFIYTGYNMSAAKFSVSTQNHVLLSDFGVESTSILKEFSLNVTSNNIEITFTPSSNSIAFLNAIEVVSVPDGLITDDASTVSPAAQFQGLLPFALETVWRVNMGGPKVIFDNDTLWRTWIPDQSFLVQENLAKNLSKIGAVKYVTGGATQDIAPNTVYGTATVMNSLDDPSSNFNVSWEFNVDPGFQYLVRFHFCDILSKALNELYFNVYIDSWIVVKDLDLSTYLVNTLAAAYYMDFVTVSAVSNKLRVSIGPSTLDGTYPNAILNGLEIMKMNNSMGSLSAADSVIISSDSSSKKNVGVIVGISIGAFIAVILGVVFFMLHRKRRRLARQRESKTWTPFSINEGNSQSMGSKYSNGTTASAIFNYGYRIPFAAVQEAANNFDESWVIGIGGFGKVYKGVLSDGTKVAVKRGNPRSQQGLAEFQTEIEMLSQFRHRHLVSLIGYCDEKNEMILVYEYMENGTLKSHLYGSGLPNLSWKQRLEICIGAARGLHYLHTGYAKAVIHRDVKSANILLDENLMAKVADFGLSKTGPEIDQTHVSTAVKGSFGYLDPEYFRRQQLTEKSDIYSFGVVLFEVLCARPVIDPSLPREMVNLAEWAMKWQKRGQLEQIIDSTLAGKIRPDSLRKFGETAEKCLADYGVDRPSMGDVLWNLEYALQLQEAVTDGDPEENSTNMIGELSPQVNYFGDSSTNVSATQFGGSPVDDLSGVSMSRVFSQLVKSEGR